A window of the Streptococcus sp. 116-D4 genome harbors these coding sequences:
- the crcB gene encoding fluoride efflux transporter CrcB: protein MIMVYLAIACGFGALVRYFFSRYNQASKLPLGTLIANLLGCFLIGLFYNHVESKEVYTILATGFCGGLTTFSTLNDELQRLLSDKKVFYSYLALTYLGGLVAIFLGILL, encoded by the coding sequence ATGATAATGGTCTATCTTGCAATTGCTTGTGGCTTCGGAGCTCTTGTACGGTATTTCTTTTCCCGCTATAATCAAGCTTCTAAATTGCCACTCGGAACACTCATAGCCAATCTTTTGGGTTGTTTTTTGATTGGATTATTCTACAATCATGTGGAATCCAAGGAAGTTTATACTATTTTAGCGACGGGCTTTTGTGGAGGGTTAACAACCTTCTCGACCTTGAATGACGAACTCCAAAGACTGCTAAGTGATAAGAAGGTATTTTATTCTTATTTAGCTTTGACCTACCTAGGTGGTTTAGTTGCGATTTTTTTAGGTATTCTGTTGTAA